In Parageobacillus sp. KH3-4, the genomic window TATCATCGCAAACGGGTTCTTCATAATGTGACGTTTACCGTAGCGAAAGGTGAAATATTTGGGGTTTTAGGGCCGAACGGAAGCGGGAAAACGACGTTATTGAAGCTATTAAGCAAAGAGCTGCCGTTACAAAGCGGCAGTATTGCGGTGAACGGTCGGCCGCTTCGCTCTTTTTCGCAAAAAGAATGGGCGCGCTTTGCCGCAGTGCTTCCGCAAACAATGGATGCGGCGTTCGGATATACGGTCAAAGAAACGGTGGAACTTGGACGATACGCTCATCAAAGCGGCCTATTTCCAACATGGACGGCAGAAGATGAACAAGCGGTGAAAACGGCAATCGAAGAAGTGGGGCTAACGGAAAAGGCAGAAGAAGGAATTGACCGTTTGAGCGGGGGAGAACGTCAGCGCGTTTATTTAGCAAGGGCGCTTGCGCAGCAGCCCCGGCTTTTGTTGCTGGACGAACCGACGAATCATATGGACATTACCCAACAAATAAAGCTATTGGACCAGCTTGTCCGATGGGCGAAAGAAAAAATGCTCACCGTTGTTGCGATTTTTCATGATATCAACATTGCTAGTTTATATTGTGACAGGCTTTTAATGCTAAAAAGCGGCGAGGTAGTTGCACTAGGGGCACCGGAAGAATTGATGGAGCGTGAACTGTTAAATTCTGTATTCCAAGCGCCGGTAAGCAGGCAAGCGCATCCGACCGTCTCCAAACCGCTCATGGCGTTTTTGCGCGAATGGGAGTTTCCTCGTTTACAACGCGGCGAACTGCGTGAACGATTCATGTGGAAAATGTTGGAGGACTGCGTCGCCATCAGCGCCTCCTCGCCGCTGAAGGTGTTATCATCAGCGCTTGTCGGATCAGGATTTCAATGGGCGACACATTTTGTCAATCGCCAAGTTTCCAAAGATTATGATTGCAAAGATGCGGAAGCAGAGATGAAACATTATTTGCGGCGCCGCGGCTTTCCCGTCCAACAAACGATTGGAATGATGACCGCTGTTTCGGTCGAAGATGCCGTTTGCATGTATGAAAAACACGACGCGTTTTCTGTATGGACCGTCGTGACCGCTGGAGTGGGAAACGCCGTCGATGCCGCACAGGCGTGGAAACGGGCGCGGTTCGATCAAAAAATTGGCACAATCAACATTATCGTATTCATTGACGGGAATTTAACGGAGGCAGCATATGTGCAAGCAGTAATGACGGCGACGGAAGCGAAAACAAAAGCGCTATACGATGAAAAAATTATCGATCCGGAGACAAACACTTATGCAACAGGAACATCGACGGATTGCATCGCGATTGCTGCGACGCAAACAGGGAAAACATTTCCATATGCTGGAACGATCACGCCGCTTGGGAAAGCGATAGGGCGCACCGTTTATGAAGCGACAAAAGAAGCGTTGCGCCGCTATCAACAGCGGAGGGGATCGTCGTGAGCCATCTTTTCGCGATTGCGCTGGCATTGTTGCTTGATGTGCTGATTGGAGACCCTCGTTGGCTCCCGCATCCTGTGCGCGCGATCGGATCGTTGATTGCTTTTTTGGATCAACGACTGAATCAAGGGCGGTATCGGCGCGCAAAAGGAATCGTCGCCGCCGTGGCGGTAACGGGAATCGTCTACGGCCTGTCGTTTTTTGCTGTATATATCAGTTATTCGCTTTCGTCGCTGTTTGGCGTGATCGTCGAAGCGGTCCTGATTTTTACGGCGATCGCCGCGAAAAGCTTGCAGGAAGCTGCCTGGAATGTGCTCATTCCTTTGGAACAGGGAGACATGGAAAAAGCGCGGCGCGAATTAAGCATGATTGTCGGCAGGGATACAGAAAATTTGGGAGAATCGGAAATCGTGCGCGCTTGTGTGGAAACGGTGGCGGAAAATACGAGCGATGGCATTACCGCGCCGCTGTTTTACGCTTTCATCGGCGGTGCGCCGTTGGCGCTTTTTTACCGGGCCGTGAACACATGCGATTCGATGCTCGGT contains:
- the cbiB gene encoding adenosylcobinamide-phosphate synthase CbiB encodes the protein MSHLFAIALALLLDVLIGDPRWLPHPVRAIGSLIAFLDQRLNQGRYRRAKGIVAAVAVTGIVYGLSFFAVYISYSLSSLFGVIVEAVLIFTAIAAKSLQEAAWNVLIPLEQGDMEKARRELSMIVGRDTENLGESEIVRACVETVAENTSDGITAPLFYAFIGGAPLALFYRAVNTCDSMLGYKNNTYREFGWASARLDDVVNYVPARLTAMVMVLVHGGRRMRHCFRVLFRDARKHPSPNSGWPEAAMAALLGVQLGGTNTYKGIVSHRPTIGDPLIPLKKDHIRQAVRIMLVTVLSFAILLFIGGMMIEFASAWRKSSAIV
- a CDS encoding adenosylcobinamide amidohydrolase, translating into MNVLEVNNVSYRYHRKRVLHNVTFTVAKGEIFGVLGPNGSGKTTLLKLLSKELPLQSGSIAVNGRPLRSFSQKEWARFAAVLPQTMDAAFGYTVKETVELGRYAHQSGLFPTWTAEDEQAVKTAIEEVGLTEKAEEGIDRLSGGERQRVYLARALAQQPRLLLLDEPTNHMDITQQIKLLDQLVRWAKEKMLTVVAIFHDINIASLYCDRLLMLKSGEVVALGAPEELMERELLNSVFQAPVSRQAHPTVSKPLMAFLREWEFPRLQRGELRERFMWKMLEDCVAISASSPLKVLSSALVGSGFQWATHFVNRQVSKDYDCKDAEAEMKHYLRRRGFPVQQTIGMMTAVSVEDAVCMYEKHDAFSVWTVVTAGVGNAVDAAQAWKRARFDQKIGTINIIVFIDGNLTEAAYVQAVMTATEAKTKALYDEKIIDPETNTYATGTSTDCIAIAATQTGKTFPYAGTITPLGKAIGRTVYEATKEALRRYQQRRGSS